From Candidatus Doudnabacteria bacterium, a single genomic window includes:
- the def gene encoding peptide deformylase has translation MKEMLKIVTIPDPILTKKTSLIKDVDSSVKKLVAEMIATCRAANGIGLAAPQIGKSIRLCIINLEHLGLAPFALINPKISRRSWKKVEMEEGCLSIPGIYGMVKRPENIKVEAQNLQGVNHAFKADGLLARVIQHEVDHLDGILFTSKMNRKTSGNPDEKM, from the coding sequence ATGAAAGAAATGCTTAAGATCGTTACAATACCGGACCCTATACTGACGAAAAAAACATCCTTGATCAAGGATGTAGACTCTTCGGTTAAAAAACTGGTTGCTGAAATGATCGCAACTTGCAGAGCTGCAAATGGGATAGGCCTCGCTGCCCCTCAGATCGGCAAATCGATCCGACTTTGCATCATTAATCTGGAGCACTTGGGATTGGCTCCATTTGCTCTGATCAATCCAAAAATTTCCAGAAGATCATGGAAAAAAGTGGAAATGGAAGAAGGCTGCCTTTCGATCCCCGGAATATACGGCATGGTCAAACGCCCGGAAAATATTAAAGTTGAGGCTCAGAACCTGCAAGGCGTCAACCACGCTTTTAAGGCGGATGGCCTCTTGGCGCGCGTCATCCAGCATGAGGTGGACCATTTGGACGGAATCTTATTCACTTCAAAAA
- the thpR gene encoding RNA 2',3'-cyclic phosphodiesterase has protein sequence MRIFTAIPLPRQTKDSISEMLRGRLPIPYINTTDLHITLNFFGELSDAQVEKVKNDFSRFTSDQNGFQIEFDSIKKINHQLHLAVKPSKELMELQTKMEKEYVSVGFTFQDRAFYPHVKLGNLHMDNVMNRQRKMENFPNQELSKVNFRAVEIALYESKLLLHHPKHILLLESHLA, from the coding sequence ATGCGCATATTCACTGCAATCCCGCTGCCTAGGCAAACCAAAGACAGCATTTCGGAAATGCTTCGCGGACGTTTACCGATCCCGTATATTAACACGACCGACCTGCACATTACCCTTAATTTTTTTGGCGAGCTGTCGGATGCGCAGGTTGAGAAGGTCAAGAACGATTTTTCCCGGTTCACAAGTGATCAAAATGGATTTCAAATTGAATTTGACTCTATCAAAAAGATCAATCACCAATTGCACCTGGCGGTAAAGCCATCAAAAGAACTTATGGAACTTCAAACAAAGATGGAAAAGGAATATGTGTCAGTTGGGTTTACATTCCAGGACCGGGCTTTCTACCCTCATGTAAAACTGGGCAACCTCCATATGGATAATGTTATGAACCGGCAGCGCAAAATGGAAAATTTTCCCAATCAGGAACTGTCAAAGGTAAATTTCCGCGCAGTAGAAATCGCCCTTTACGAAAGCAAATTATTGCTTCACCATCCCAAGCATATTTTGCTGTTGGAGTCCCACCTGGCATGA
- a CDS encoding WecB/TagA/CpsF family glycosyltransferase, translated as MKINVGGVNIDNVTKSEAIERIDGFIKSGEPHYVVTPYSEMIVFASNSENYRQVLNAADLSLADGVGILWAAKYLSLKNTFFSVFISLAAIVFDPNYIRSVIREQITGSRLIYDLAELAQEKNYSVALVGGQGNVAAQAAYELKKLYPNLNIKLALSGRPFDAQIVKEITDSNSDILLVAYSPPKQEIWLAQNLQNLNNKVAIGLGGTFDYLAGIRRPAPNFMHYTGLEWLWRLMTQPWRFKRMWNAVPVFIWKIYIFKLKHNAARSTN; from the coding sequence ATGAAAATAAACGTCGGCGGCGTAAATATTGACAATGTCACCAAATCAGAAGCGATCGAGAGAATTGATGGGTTCATCAAAAGCGGCGAACCTCACTACGTAGTCACGCCGTACTCGGAAATGATCGTTTTCGCCTCAAACAGCGAAAACTACCGCCAGGTTTTGAATGCGGCTGACCTGTCGCTCGCTGACGGGGTCGGAATTTTATGGGCGGCAAAATATCTCTCGCTTAAAAACACATTTTTTTCAGTGTTCATAAGTTTGGCTGCTATTGTTTTTGATCCCAATTATATCCGTTCCGTCATCCGCGAACAGATCACAGGCAGCCGCCTTATTTACGACTTGGCAGAATTAGCGCAAGAAAAAAATTATAGCGTGGCCCTAGTAGGAGGACAGGGAAATGTCGCAGCGCAAGCGGCCTATGAATTGAAAAAACTTTACCCAAACCTGAACATCAAGCTGGCGCTCTCTGGGCGGCCTTTTGACGCACAGATCGTTAAAGAGATTACCGACAGCAATTCTGATATACTGCTAGTGGCCTACTCGCCGCCGAAACAAGAGATCTGGCTGGCCCAAAACCTGCAAAATTTGAACAATAAAGTGGCAATTGGGCTGGGCGGGACATTTGACTATCTGGCGGGAATTAGGCGGCCAGCGCCTAATTTTATGCATTATACGGGTTTGGAGTGGCTATGGCGGCTGATGACGCAGCCCTGGCGCTTCAAGCGGATGTGGAACGCGGTCCCTGTTTTCATTTGGAAGATCTATATATTTAAATTAAAACATAATGCCGCAAGAAGTACGAACTAG
- the gltX gene encoding glutamate--tRNA ligase, translated as MPQEVRTRFAPSPTGFLHVGVLRTALYNFLFARKNNGKFILRIEDTDQKRTVPGALENITQTLTDFTLVPDEGPYWENSVKERGDKGPYFQSKRLDIYKKFAEQLVESNHAYFCFCTTERLEELHKQQEAAHEPPKYDKLCLKLSKEEIKAKLEANQPHVIRLNVPADQKIRFTDLVHGEIEISSNEVDDQVLLKSDGFPTYHLANVIDDHLMEITHVIRGDEWIPSTPKHILLYAAFGWESPQFVHLPLLLSKTRKKLSKREGDVAVKDFLEQGYLPEALLNFVALLGWNPKTEQEIFSLLELVQQFSLDKINKAGAVFDLDKLDWLNSIYIRRMKVEELFARIVPYLVKAGIKTADYPKEFLEKILLLEQERLKKLSEIGERVKYFFEEPKYEPALLIWKKSDKKIILNNLESLQIFLQSLPAEKFKKEILEAEVKKFIETNQLKTGEVLWPLRAALTGQQASPGPFEIMDAFAVLPGGKEIIIKRISNATEALF; from the coding sequence ATGCCGCAAGAAGTACGAACTAGATTTGCCCCGAGCCCGACGGGATTTCTGCATGTTGGGGTGCTGCGCACCGCTCTGTATAATTTTTTATTTGCGCGGAAAAACAACGGCAAGTTTATTTTGCGAATTGAGGATACTGATCAGAAAAGAACGGTTCCCGGAGCTTTGGAAAACATCACTCAAACTCTGACTGATTTCACTCTCGTCCCGGATGAAGGCCCGTACTGGGAAAATAGCGTCAAAGAACGCGGCGACAAAGGCCCGTACTTCCAGTCAAAGCGCTTGGATATTTATAAAAAATTTGCTGAACAGCTGGTTGAAAGCAATCATGCCTATTTTTGTTTCTGTACGACCGAGCGGTTGGAGGAGCTGCACAAACAGCAGGAAGCAGCGCATGAACCTCCAAAATATGACAAGCTTTGCCTTAAGCTTTCAAAAGAAGAAATTAAAGCTAAGCTGGAAGCAAATCAACCGCACGTTATCCGGTTAAATGTCCCGGCTGACCAAAAGATCAGGTTTACTGATCTGGTGCACGGGGAAATAGAGATTTCCAGCAACGAGGTTGATGATCAGGTGCTTTTGAAATCGGACGGATTTCCGACCTACCATTTGGCGAATGTCATCGATGACCATCTCATGGAGATCACTCATGTCATCCGCGGCGATGAGTGGATCCCTTCCACTCCTAAACATATCTTATTGTACGCGGCTTTTGGTTGGGAATCTCCTCAGTTCGTCCATTTGCCTTTGCTTCTGTCAAAGACGCGGAAAAAATTATCCAAGCGCGAGGGAGATGTGGCAGTTAAAGATTTTCTTGAGCAGGGTTATTTGCCGGAAGCACTTTTAAATTTCGTCGCACTGCTTGGCTGGAATCCGAAAACCGAACAGGAAATTTTTTCGTTACTGGAGCTGGTCCAGCAGTTCTCGCTTGATAAAATAAACAAGGCTGGCGCCGTTTTTGACCTTGATAAACTGGATTGGCTCAACAGCATATACATCAGGCGGATGAAGGTAGAAGAACTGTTCGCGCGGATCGTTCCTTATCTGGTCAAAGCGGGAATCAAAACAGCTGATTATCCGAAGGAATTCCTTGAAAAGATCCTGCTTCTGGAACAGGAACGGCTGAAGAAGCTGTCCGAGATAGGGGAGAGGGTCAAATATTTCTTTGAGGAGCCGAAATACGAGCCCGCTCTCCTGATCTGGAAAAAATCCGACAAAAAAATAATTTTGAATAATTTGGAAAGTTTGCAGATTTTCCTGCAATCTTTGCCTGCAGAAAAATTCAAGAAAGAGATTTTGGAAGCTGAAGTCAAAAAATTCATTGAGACGAATCAGCTGAAAACCGGAGAAGTGCTGTGGCCCTTGCGAGCGGCTTTAACCGGACAGCAAGCCTCGCCCGGCCCTTTTGAGATCATGGATGCTTTTGCAGTTTTGCCCGGAGGCAAAGAAATCATCATAAAACGCATAAGCAACGCAACCGAAGCCCTGTTTTAG